In a genomic window of Agarivorans albus:
- a CDS encoding MFS transporter — translation MALASTKVRLATHGMAIAQTLLWACLYYSFPATLLTWHQQLAWSIADVSLAFTICLVASALCSPFIGRLIDKGFGPQVLSSSALLGGIALLAVSQVQNLWQFYAAWLVLGCASAGCLYEPCFAFLTRYRGDNAKSAITKVTLYAGFAGTLSFPLCHYLIDLLGWRITSVSLALIVLLIATPLLFISAKLIQGAQSSALGKTQTIANIKQSSSPNTQLKNAVFWFIALAFSLSALNHTVLVNFLLPSMHALNFSADNAVLVMAMIGPMQVLGRIAMISVDKRLSNTLITMLCFGSLLVAAFLLWQLEHLQHLIWLFVVLQGSAYGVTSILRPVLTKQLLGEQGFGAISGMLAVPYLLASASAPFLGAFAWQLNQQQGIFGLVSLSAGLGFVAMAACCLQQTAIATRYQKLTAKPK, via the coding sequence GTGGCACTAGCCTCAACTAAGGTTCGCTTAGCCACTCATGGAATGGCCATTGCCCAAACACTGCTTTGGGCATGCCTCTACTATAGCTTTCCTGCCACGCTGCTCACTTGGCATCAGCAGCTTGCTTGGTCGATTGCCGATGTCTCGTTAGCATTCACGATTTGCTTAGTCGCCTCTGCACTTTGCTCGCCATTTATTGGCCGTTTAATCGACAAAGGGTTTGGCCCACAGGTTTTAAGCAGCAGCGCTCTGCTGGGGGGAATAGCTTTGCTGGCCGTTAGCCAAGTGCAGAACTTATGGCAGTTTTATGCTGCTTGGTTAGTGCTAGGCTGCGCTAGCGCAGGGTGTTTATACGAACCTTGTTTTGCTTTTCTTACCCGTTATCGCGGGGACAACGCTAAATCGGCGATCACTAAAGTCACCTTATATGCTGGCTTTGCAGGTACCCTAAGCTTTCCACTTTGCCATTACCTTATCGACCTCTTAGGCTGGCGAATAACGTCCGTGAGTTTGGCCTTGATTGTTTTGCTCATCGCTACTCCATTGCTATTTATTAGCGCCAAGTTAATTCAAGGGGCCCAAAGCTCAGCGCTTGGCAAAACGCAAACCATCGCAAACATTAAACAATCGAGCTCACCAAATACTCAGCTCAAAAACGCAGTGTTCTGGTTTATTGCCTTAGCCTTTTCCCTTAGCGCACTTAACCACACGGTACTGGTCAACTTTTTACTACCAAGCATGCACGCTCTCAACTTTAGCGCAGATAATGCCGTGTTAGTCATGGCGATGATTGGTCCAATGCAAGTACTTGGGCGCATCGCAATGATCAGTGTAGATAAACGGCTATCGAATACCCTTATAACCATGCTGTGTTTTGGCAGTTTGCTCGTTGCCGCCTTTTTGCTGTGGCAGCTCGAACATCTCCAGCACCTTATTTGGCTGTTTGTCGTATTACAAGGGAGTGCTTATGGCGTGACCAGTATTTTGCGGCCAGTGTTAACCAAACAATTACTCGGTGAACAAGGCTTTGGAGCGATATCGGGAATGTTGGCCGTGCCCTATTTACTCGCCAGCGCAAGTGCCCCATTTCTTGGTGCTTTTGCTTGGCAGTTAAATCAGCAGCAGGGTATTTTTGGTTTAGTCAGCCTTAGTGCAGGCCTAGGGTTTGTAGCAATGGCAGCCTGTTGTTTGCAACAAACTGCCATAGCAACTCGCTATCAGAAGTTAACAGCTAAACCTAAGTAA
- a CDS encoding DapH/DapD/GlmU-related protein translates to MAIVDPGANLNSQPSVANSSKVTSSELGSWTEIGERCLLDNVQFGDYSYAQNDVDIALCEVGKFVSIASSVRVNPSNHPWWRPSLHHFSYRPQKYGMAAKVDNQVFDWRADNKVQIGHDVWIGHGAIIMPGVNIGNGAIVGSGSIVTKDVPAWHIVVGNPAKVLRPRFDEPSTGERLEKLAWWDWSHEKLAEALPLFQEDCLSFLEHYEKQLLSESV, encoded by the coding sequence ATGGCGATAGTAGACCCCGGCGCAAATTTAAACAGCCAGCCCAGCGTAGCTAATAGCAGTAAGGTAACCAGCTCTGAACTAGGTAGCTGGACTGAAATCGGCGAACGCTGCCTATTAGACAACGTGCAATTTGGTGATTACAGCTACGCCCAAAACGACGTAGATATTGCTTTATGCGAAGTAGGAAAATTTGTCTCTATTGCTTCAAGCGTAAGGGTAAATCCCAGCAACCACCCGTGGTGGCGGCCAAGCCTGCACCACTTTAGCTACCGCCCGCAAAAGTATGGAATGGCAGCAAAGGTAGACAATCAGGTATTTGATTGGCGTGCAGATAACAAAGTGCAGATTGGTCACGATGTATGGATTGGCCACGGCGCGATTATTATGCCGGGTGTAAACATTGGTAATGGCGCCATTGTTGGCTCTGGCAGTATTGTCACTAAAGATGTACCCGCTTGGCACATCGTGGTGGGTAATCCTGCCAAGGTATTAAGACCGCGCTTTGATGAACCAAGCACTGGCGAGCGCCTAGAAAAACTTGCCTGGTGGGATTGGTCGCATGAAAAACTTGCCGAGGCCCTGCCATTGTTCCAAGAAGACTGCTTAAGCTTTCTGGAACACTATGAGAAACAACTGCTAAGCGAAAGCGTTTAG
- the phnP gene encoding phosphonate metabolism protein PhnP → MKLTLLGTGNVTGCPVYGCDCLACQRAGLDPSKARLLCSAELEVNDQRILIDANHPQLQTRFPAGSIDAMLLTHFHMDHVQALFELRWGVAEPIPVYHPDDPLGCDDLFKHPGLLDFQPARQAMHSFSLAGINITPLALNHSKPTLGYLFASENGRIAYLTDTLGIPDQSWQQLLRQPPKYVVIDCSNSPLHRSGNHNNLSDVLELAHALPDSIWVLTHIGHDLDEYLMQHPNCLPSNVLVGHDELCLSL, encoded by the coding sequence ATGAAACTAACCCTACTTGGCACCGGTAATGTCACAGGCTGCCCAGTGTACGGCTGCGATTGCCTCGCCTGCCAGCGAGCGGGCTTAGACCCCAGCAAAGCAAGATTACTTTGCTCAGCGGAGCTAGAGGTAAACGACCAACGAATACTTATCGACGCCAACCACCCGCAGTTACAAACCCGCTTTCCGGCTGGGTCTATTGATGCCATGTTACTCACCCACTTTCACATGGATCATGTACAAGCTTTATTTGAATTACGCTGGGGAGTAGCAGAGCCAATTCCGGTTTATCACCCAGATGATCCCTTAGGGTGTGATGACCTATTTAAGCACCCTGGTTTACTAGATTTTCAGCCCGCGAGGCAAGCCATGCATAGCTTTTCGTTAGCCGGTATCAACATAACTCCGCTAGCGTTAAATCACTCAAAACCAACTCTAGGCTACTTGTTTGCCAGTGAAAATGGCCGGATTGCCTACTTAACCGATACCCTAGGGATCCCAGACCAAAGCTGGCAACAATTGCTGCGCCAGCCGCCAAAGTATGTAGTGATTGATTGCAGTAACTCTCCTCTGCATCGTTCAGGCAATCACAATAATCTTAGCGACGTGCTTGAGTTAGCACATGCACTGCCCGACAGCATTTGGGTGCTCACCCACATTGGCCACGATTTAGACGAATACCTCATGCAACACCCCAACTGCTTACCCAGTAATGTGCTGGTTGGGCATGACGAATTATGCCTAAGCCTATAA
- the phnN gene encoding ribose 1,5-bisphosphokinase has product MTSLTASELNGEAKLFYLVGPSGSGKDSIINGLRSQLRADSNLLIAHRYITRAVDDSGENHIALSVPEFTHRKHSGLFAMDWQANGCNYAVGNEVNTWLSMGFSVLFNGSRQQIPLAEELFGERLRIIALEVDPSILAERLRKRGRESEHDISARLRRSEQYQASLPEECWRLDNNRNLDSTVSKLLKYIETETTELYIQ; this is encoded by the coding sequence ATGACTTCGCTAACTGCCAGTGAACTAAACGGCGAAGCCAAGTTGTTTTACTTGGTGGGGCCTTCTGGCTCAGGTAAAGACAGCATAATTAATGGCTTACGTAGCCAGTTGCGAGCGGACAGCAACCTGCTGATTGCTCATCGCTACATCACCCGCGCGGTAGATGATAGCGGTGAAAATCACATTGCCTTAAGCGTGCCAGAGTTCACCCATCGTAAACACAGCGGCTTATTTGCGATGGACTGGCAGGCCAATGGCTGCAATTACGCAGTGGGTAACGAAGTAAATACTTGGTTGAGCATGGGGTTCTCGGTGCTTTTCAACGGTTCTCGCCAACAGATCCCCTTAGCTGAAGAGTTATTTGGGGAACGCTTGCGAATAATCGCCTTAGAGGTAGACCCCAGCATATTGGCCGAACGCCTGCGCAAGCGCGGTCGTGAATCTGAACACGATATCTCTGCACGGCTGCGCCGCAGCGAACAATATCAGGCTTCTCTACCAGAAGAGTGTTGGCGCTTAGACAACAACCGCAATCTAGACAGCACAGTGAGCAAACTGCTCAAATACATTGAAACAGAAACTACCGAGTTATATATCCAATGA
- the phnM gene encoding alpha-D-ribose 1-methylphosphonate 5-triphosphate diphosphatase, translating to MIITNVNMVLEHEVVTGSLEVREGRIVALSDTQSQHSSAINGDGAYLLPGLIELHTDNLEKFFTPRPKVSWPSGSAMASHDALMISSGITTVLDAIALGYINDHGTRLANLERMLHTIVNSQQRGVNRAEHMLHLRCELPNADTANIFETLVEQGPVAMVSLMDHTPGQRQFVDSEKYRTYYMGKYGLNDKEMAAFEAEQTAASEQWSDANRKHIAASARERGIALASHDDATLEHALESASLGCAVAEFPTTVAAAKASHDAGLQVMMGGPNIVRGGSHSGNVAAAELAREGVLDILSSDYYPASLLDAAYMVANMQDNNYDLCQAIQMVSLTPAHTLGMDDRGSICEGKRADLVLAKPNDERLQVLQVWREGERVF from the coding sequence ATGATTATTACCAATGTAAATATGGTTCTGGAACATGAAGTAGTAACAGGGTCACTAGAAGTTCGTGAAGGCCGCATCGTGGCGCTTAGTGATACTCAAAGCCAGCACAGCAGTGCCATAAATGGCGACGGTGCTTACCTGCTGCCAGGCCTTATTGAATTGCATACCGACAACTTAGAGAAGTTTTTCACCCCACGGCCTAAGGTTAGCTGGCCCAGTGGGTCGGCCATGGCCAGCCACGATGCCTTAATGATTTCCAGCGGTATCACCACCGTGCTTGATGCCATTGCACTAGGTTACATTAACGACCACGGCACTCGCCTTGCCAACCTTGAGCGGATGCTACACACCATTGTGAATAGCCAGCAACGCGGCGTTAATCGCGCCGAGCACATGCTGCACTTGCGCTGCGAACTGCCGAATGCCGATACCGCCAACATATTTGAAACCTTGGTTGAGCAAGGGCCAGTAGCCATGGTGTCGTTAATGGATCACACACCAGGCCAACGCCAGTTTGTAGACAGCGAAAAGTATCGCACTTACTACATGGGCAAATACGGCTTAAACGATAAAGAAATGGCAGCTTTTGAAGCCGAGCAAACTGCCGCGTCCGAGCAGTGGTCAGACGCAAATCGTAAACACATTGCAGCCTCTGCTCGCGAGCGAGGCATTGCCTTGGCCAGCCATGACGACGCCACACTTGAACACGCCTTAGAGTCTGCATCATTAGGTTGTGCCGTTGCCGAATTCCCTACCACTGTTGCTGCGGCTAAAGCCTCACACGACGCGGGTTTGCAGGTAATGATGGGCGGGCCAAATATTGTGCGTGGCGGCTCCCACTCTGGCAATGTAGCCGCGGCAGAGCTGGCTCGTGAAGGTGTGCTGGATATTTTGTCGTCTGATTACTACCCAGCCAGTTTACTCGATGCCGCATACATGGTGGCTAACATGCAAGATAACAACTACGATCTTTGTCAGGCCATTCAAATGGTTAGCCTAACTCCTGCACATACCTTAGGCATGGACGACCGAGGCAGTATTTGTGAGGGTAAGCGGGCCGACTTGGTATTAGCCAAACCCAATGATGAGCGCTTGCAAGTACTGCAAGTATGGCGTGAAGGAGAGCGAGTATTTTGA
- the phnL gene encoding phosphonate C-P lyase system protein PhnL: MKPVMIAKNINKTFILHNQGAAHLPVLRQQNLEIFAGECVVLNGSSGSGKSSLLRSLYGNYQVDEGELLISQGEQWLDLATAQAREIIALRRNTIGWVSQFLRVIPRLSALDIVMQPMLENGISDSQAKTKAETLLSHLNVPERLWSLAPATFSGGEQQRVNIARGFALDYPILLLDEPTASLDKHNAQQVVELILAAKQRGAAIVGIFHDVWVRDLVADRLHNMQQPAQLAG; the protein is encoded by the coding sequence ATGAAACCCGTCATGATCGCTAAAAACATCAACAAAACCTTTATATTACACAATCAAGGGGCTGCGCATTTACCGGTTTTACGCCAGCAAAATCTAGAGATTTTTGCCGGAGAGTGTGTGGTGCTTAACGGCAGCTCTGGCTCTGGTAAATCTAGCCTATTACGTTCCCTTTACGGCAACTATCAAGTTGATGAAGGTGAATTGCTGATTAGCCAAGGTGAGCAGTGGCTTGATTTAGCTACCGCTCAAGCAAGAGAAATTATTGCTTTACGCCGCAATACCATTGGTTGGGTAAGCCAGTTTCTAAGGGTTATTCCACGTTTATCGGCCTTAGATATCGTAATGCAGCCGATGTTAGAAAATGGCATTAGCGATAGCCAAGCTAAAACTAAAGCCGAAACCTTATTAAGCCACCTAAACGTGCCAGAGCGCTTATGGAGCCTAGCACCCGCTACCTTCTCTGGTGGCGAACAACAACGGGTCAACATTGCCCGCGGTTTCGCCCTCGATTACCCAATATTGTTGCTAGACGAACCAACCGCCTCATTAGACAAACACAATGCCCAGCAAGTAGTTGAATTAATTTTGGCCGCCAAACAACGCGGCGCAGCCATTGTTGGCATATTTCACGATGTTTGGGTGCGCGATTTAGTCGCAGACCGCTTACACAACATGCAACAACCAGCACAATTAGCAGGATAG
- the phnK gene encoding phosphonate C-P lyase system protein PhnK, with amino-acid sequence MTQLAKQLEEPRANAANQAEPALLQAQKLSMLYAPGKGFEDVNLSLYPGEVLAIVGESGSGKTTLLKTLSGRLAPQTGSISFQSDSNTAELYKISEAERRSLVRQHFGIVHQHPLDGLRPRVSAGGNIGERLMENGWRNYAEIRQQALTWLKAVEIDQSRIDDMPLTFSGGMQQRLQIARNLVTHPRLVFMDEPTGGLDVSVQARLLDLIRNLVTELQLAVVIVTHDLAVARLLAHRIMVMKQGQVVESGLTDRVLDDPSHPYTQLLVSSVLQQ; translated from the coding sequence ATGACTCAGTTAGCTAAGCAACTTGAAGAACCTCGCGCAAACGCCGCGAACCAAGCCGAGCCAGCCCTACTCCAAGCCCAAAAATTGAGCATGCTGTACGCGCCAGGCAAAGGCTTTGAAGACGTTAACTTAAGCCTTTATCCCGGTGAAGTATTGGCCATTGTGGGTGAATCGGGCTCTGGTAAAACTACTTTGCTCAAAACCTTATCGGGTCGCCTTGCTCCACAAACCGGTAGCATTAGTTTTCAAAGCGATAGCAACACCGCAGAGCTATACAAAATTAGTGAAGCGGAACGTCGCAGCTTAGTCAGGCAACACTTTGGCATTGTGCATCAGCACCCGCTAGATGGGCTGCGCCCAAGGGTGTCGGCGGGCGGCAATATTGGCGAGCGTTTAATGGAGAACGGTTGGCGCAATTACGCCGAGATCCGCCAGCAAGCACTCACTTGGCTAAAAGCGGTAGAAATAGATCAAAGCCGAATTGACGACATGCCCCTCACCTTCTCCGGCGGCATGCAGCAACGCCTGCAAATCGCGCGCAATTTGGTTACTCATCCGCGTTTAGTATTTATGGACGAACCCACAGGCGGCTTAGATGTATCGGTGCAAGCGCGATTATTAGATTTAATTCGTAATCTCGTCACCGAACTGCAACTCGCAGTGGTTATTGTTACTCACGACCTAGCGGTAGCAAGGTTGTTGGCGCACCGAATCATGGTGATGAAGCAAGGCCAAGTGGTAGAAAGTGGCCTTACCGATCGAGTATTGGATGACCCTAGTCACCCCTACACGCAATTGTTGGTTTCATCGGTTCTTCAACAATAA
- a CDS encoding alpha-D-ribose 1-methylphosphonate 5-phosphate C-P-lyase PhnJ, protein MTSFSQQATALDDSSLQYNFAYLDEQTKRMIRRAILKGVAIPGYQVPFGGREMPMPYGWGTGGIMLSASILGQDDVLKVIDQGADDTTNAVSIRHFFSKVCDIATTEKTEQASVIQTRHRIPEHALSNNQILVFQVPIPEPLRFIEPRETETKKMHALEEYGSMQVKLYEDIVKYGYIATSYAYPVTVHGRYLMDPSPIPKFDNPKLHQSEALMIFGAGREKRIYCIPPYTDVHSLDFDDHPFSIQQWDEPCSLCGSHDTFLDEVLIDDQGQRMFICSDTDYCQKQQAAQLGAEHDSVS, encoded by the coding sequence ATGACCAGCTTTAGCCAACAGGCTACTGCACTAGATGATAGTAGCCTGCAATACAATTTTGCTTACTTAGACGAGCAAACCAAACGGATGATCCGCCGCGCCATCTTAAAAGGTGTTGCCATTCCTGGTTATCAAGTTCCCTTTGGTGGACGCGAAATGCCAATGCCTTACGGCTGGGGAACCGGCGGCATTATGCTTAGTGCCTCTATTCTTGGTCAAGATGATGTACTTAAAGTGATTGACCAAGGCGCCGACGACACGACCAATGCGGTATCTATTCGTCACTTTTTCAGCAAAGTTTGCGACATTGCCACTACCGAAAAAACCGAACAAGCCAGTGTTATTCAAACCCGCCACCGCATTCCAGAGCATGCCCTAAGCAATAACCAAATTCTGGTTTTTCAGGTGCCTATTCCCGAGCCGCTGCGCTTTATTGAACCGCGTGAAACCGAGACCAAAAAAATGCACGCTTTGGAAGAGTACGGTTCGATGCAGGTAAAACTGTACGAAGACATTGTGAAGTATGGCTACATCGCCACCAGCTACGCTTATCCGGTAACGGTGCATGGGCGCTACCTTATGGACCCATCGCCAATTCCTAAATTCGACAATCCAAAGCTACATCAATCGGAAGCCTTAATGATTTTTGGTGCTGGGCGAGAAAAACGCATTTACTGCATTCCTCCCTACACCGATGTGCACAGCCTCGATTTCGACGACCACCCCTTTAGCATTCAGCAGTGGGATGAGCCTTGCAGCCTATGTGGTAGTCACGACACCTTTCTCGATGAAGTGCTGATCGATGACCAAGGGCAACGCATGTTCATTTGCTCAGACACCGACTACTGCCAAAAGCAACAAGCCGCGCAACTAGGAGCTGAACATGACTCAGTTAGCTAA
- a CDS encoding carbon-phosphorus lyase complex subunit PhnI encodes MYVAVKGGEKAIAAAHKLQAKRRRGDTNVAELSVEQISQQLSLAVERVMTEGGIFDRELAALAIKQASGDQIEAIFLLRAYRTTLPLLATCLPLNTGNMQVQRRISATYKDLPGGQQLGPTYDYSHRLLDFSLLAEQQAEHSQPNQHSISQPTPNEDEALTSNKQQAFSKVFSLLEQQGLAEPESDSGAEPADITQQAISYPCSRAARLQQLSRGDEGFLLSMAYSTQRGYGRNHPFAGEIRSGEVAIAICPEELGFEVEIGSITLTECEMVNGFVSPQDKDAHFTRGYGLAFGFSERKAMAVALLDRSLQTERYNEPVSSPAQDEEFVLAHADNVEAAGFVSHLKLPHYVDFQSELELLRKMRQQGASHDQL; translated from the coding sequence ATGTATGTAGCAGTAAAAGGTGGCGAAAAAGCCATTGCCGCAGCACATAAACTGCAAGCTAAACGTCGCCGCGGCGACACCAATGTTGCCGAGCTTAGCGTTGAGCAAATTAGCCAACAACTTAGCTTAGCGGTAGAGCGAGTTATGACCGAAGGCGGCATTTTTGATCGTGAGTTGGCGGCCCTGGCAATCAAACAAGCCAGCGGTGACCAAATAGAAGCCATTTTTTTACTTCGCGCCTATCGCACTACGCTGCCGCTGTTAGCCACTTGTCTCCCTTTAAACACCGGCAACATGCAGGTACAACGGCGAATTTCGGCCACCTATAAAGATTTACCGGGCGGGCAACAGTTAGGCCCAACCTACGACTATAGCCACCGCCTATTAGATTTCAGCTTATTGGCCGAGCAACAAGCGGAGCACAGTCAACCAAACCAACACTCAATCTCGCAACCAACACCAAACGAAGATGAAGCCTTAACAAGCAACAAGCAGCAAGCGTTTAGCAAGGTGTTTTCGTTACTAGAACAACAAGGTTTAGCCGAGCCTGAATCAGACAGTGGCGCAGAGCCCGCCGACATAACCCAGCAAGCGATTAGTTACCCTTGCTCACGGGCTGCACGTTTACAGCAGCTAAGCCGCGGCGACGAAGGATTTTTACTATCAATGGCCTACTCCACCCAACGTGGATATGGGCGTAACCACCCCTTTGCTGGCGAGATTCGTAGCGGCGAAGTAGCCATCGCAATCTGCCCAGAAGAGTTGGGGTTTGAGGTTGAGATAGGCAGCATTACCCTCACCGAATGTGAAATGGTAAATGGCTTTGTTAGCCCACAAGATAAAGACGCTCACTTCACCCGAGGTTATGGCTTAGCCTTTGGCTTTAGCGAACGCAAAGCTATGGCGGTTGCCCTACTCGACCGCTCTTTGCAAACCGAGCGCTATAACGAGCCAGTAAGCAGCCCAGCACAGGATGAAGAGTTTGTGCTAGCCCATGCCGACAACGTAGAAGCCGCCGGCTTTGTTTCTCACCTTAAATTGCCTCATTACGTCGACTTCCAATCGGAACTAGAACTGCTACGAAAAATGCGCCAGCAAGGAGCCAGCCATGACCAGCTTTAG
- the phnH gene encoding phosphonate C-P lyase system protein PhnH, with protein sequence MQTIEAGFPNSVHNAQQCFRQILKALSEPGSQVTLEHHLGFAPLNAAASQVIMSLCDQQTALYLSPALAKNSEQPIEQALHNLAFHNGLSSAPINQADFVVVDAQEELDLSQLKAGTDSSPEQSATVLIQTNSLRTGPVFQLSGPGIKHKLDLQLGDLSTSIVDYLLKPSHRFPLGLDFMFCHQQSLVAISRTTKLELR encoded by the coding sequence ATGCAAACAATTGAAGCGGGCTTTCCTAACAGCGTACACAACGCTCAACAGTGTTTTAGACAAATACTCAAAGCACTAAGTGAACCAGGCAGCCAAGTAACACTTGAACACCACTTAGGTTTTGCGCCGCTAAATGCCGCAGCTAGCCAAGTTATTATGAGTTTATGTGACCAACAAACTGCGCTTTACCTTAGCCCAGCTTTAGCAAAAAACTCAGAGCAGCCAATCGAACAAGCCTTACACAACTTAGCCTTTCATAACGGTCTTAGCTCGGCGCCCATTAATCAAGCCGATTTTGTTGTAGTAGACGCCCAAGAAGAGCTGGATTTAAGCCAGCTAAAAGCCGGTACAGACTCCAGCCCAGAACAAAGTGCAACCGTGTTAATTCAAACCAACAGTTTGCGCACCGGGCCAGTCTTTCAACTATCTGGGCCGGGCATAAAACATAAGCTTGACCTGCAGTTAGGCGACCTAAGCACCAGTATCGTTGATTACCTGCTAAAGCCGAGCCACCGCTTTCCATTGGGTCTCGATTTTATGTTTTGTCATCAACAATCACTGGTGGCGATTAGTCGCACCACCAAGCTGGAGTTACGCTAA
- the phnG gene encoding phosphonate C-P lyase system protein PhnG produces the protein MTTQQSTQAADIAARQHWMAVLAKASYQDLSSRWQQLKLDPECEIIRQPEIGLAKLQGRVGGKGERFNLGDTTITRAAVRLSDGTLGYGYLRGRAKQHALLSALIDALMQNGEHAPSLHEAVIQPLAEQQQAEQAKTAAQAAESKVDFFTVVRGED, from the coding sequence ATGACTACCCAACAATCTACCCAAGCGGCAGATATAGCCGCGCGCCAACACTGGATGGCAGTATTAGCCAAGGCTTCTTATCAAGACTTATCTAGTCGCTGGCAACAGCTAAAGCTAGATCCAGAATGTGAAATTATTCGCCAACCAGAGATCGGTTTAGCCAAATTGCAAGGCCGGGTCGGTGGCAAGGGCGAACGCTTTAACTTAGGTGATACCACTATCACACGCGCTGCTGTGCGCTTAAGCGATGGCACTTTAGGTTACGGCTATTTACGTGGACGGGCCAAACAACACGCCCTACTTTCAGCCTTAATTGATGCCTTGATGCAAAACGGCGAGCATGCACCCAGCTTACACGAGGCTGTAATTCAACCTTTGGCTGAGCAACAACAAGCGGAACAAGCAAAAACTGCCGCTCAAGCAGCAGAATCAAAAGTAGATTTCTTCACTGTGGTTCGAGGAGAAGACTAA
- the phnF gene encoding phosphonate metabolism transcriptional regulator PhnF, protein MPRYQEIALSLEKEISHAYQAGQYLPPEQRLAERYQVNRHTLRRAIDELVLKGWLLRQQGKGVMVLSKPVRYPLHAGSKFTDNLLNAGAKPISRVLSFGRANANHQVAKGLNIELASPILQLKTLRFIDKMPISIVFHHLRMGEHENHLSQYQQGSLHGFLQQHCQLELRRHHTVVGAQMANREDCACLQIDGSTPLLTLQTVNVDQQQQPFEFSISHIRAELVELSLEHPQ, encoded by the coding sequence ATGCCCCGTTACCAAGAAATCGCGCTAAGCCTAGAAAAAGAAATTAGCCACGCTTACCAAGCAGGCCAATACTTGCCGCCCGAGCAACGCTTGGCAGAACGCTACCAAGTAAATCGCCACACCTTGCGTCGCGCCATCGACGAACTCGTGCTTAAAGGTTGGTTATTGCGCCAGCAAGGTAAAGGGGTAATGGTATTAAGCAAACCGGTTCGCTACCCACTTCATGCCGGGTCCAAGTTCACCGACAACTTGCTAAATGCCGGGGCAAAACCGATTAGCCGAGTATTAAGCTTTGGCCGAGCCAACGCCAATCATCAGGTGGCTAAAGGGTTAAACATTGAATTAGCCAGCCCCATTTTGCAGCTCAAAACATTGCGTTTTATCGACAAAATGCCCATTAGCATTGTTTTTCACCACTTGCGCATGGGCGAGCATGAAAATCACTTAAGCCAATATCAGCAGGGCTCACTGCACGGTTTTTTACAACAGCATTGCCAGCTTGAATTACGCCGACACCACACGGTAGTGGGTGCGCAAATGGCTAATCGAGAAGACTGTGCCTGTTTGCAAATTGATGGCAGCACGCCCTTGTTAACCCTACAAACGGTTAACGTAGACCAGCAGCAACAGCCTTTCGAATTTTCAATCTCCCATATTAGAGCCGAGCTCGTAGAGCTAAGCTTGGAGCACCCCCAATGA